The Pseudomonas fluorescens genome includes a window with the following:
- a CDS encoding FliM/FliN family flagellar motor switch protein produces MLRIAQPMQRSFVAGQCLGVFTFTEEGLHMQPTVAEASPESPSEPAMEIDLGSLPVRLEFLLATHDLDLAALSQIIAGQLIPLADDAARRIEVRANGKPVALGELVQLDGQLGVELLKVYRDGDDE; encoded by the coding sequence GTGCTGCGCATCGCCCAGCCCATGCAACGCAGCTTTGTGGCGGGCCAATGCCTTGGCGTTTTCACCTTTACCGAAGAGGGTTTACACATGCAACCGACCGTGGCCGAGGCCAGTCCAGAGAGCCCGTCAGAACCTGCCATGGAAATCGACCTGGGATCGCTCCCGGTGCGCCTGGAATTCCTGCTCGCCACCCATGATCTGGACTTGGCCGCGCTGTCGCAGATCATCGCCGGGCAACTGATCCCGCTGGCTGACGACGCGGCCCGGCGCATCGAGGTGCGCGCCAACGGCAAGCCCGTGGCCCTGGGCGAACTGGTGCAGTTGGACGGGCAGTTGGGCGTCGAATTGCTGAAGGTCTATCGGGACGGTGACGATGAATGA
- the sctT gene encoding type III secretion system export apparatus subunit SctT, which produces MAVTLFFELYAGFAAALLGVARLAPIFFMLPFLNSGVLTGVARQAVIVLVALGFWAYVGVPTPALDSLAFLGLMLREVSIGVLLGVLLCWPFWVLHAMGNLIDNQRGAMLSSTVDPANGVDTSELANFLQLFAAAVYLEGGGMLLMLETVAQSYRICAPANDCAIHLSALHALLDVLVSKTLVISAPVVATLLVSEALLGLLSRYAPQMNAFSVSLTVKSLVALVVLMLYFGVHLPDEVLRMGGMSEGLAQSLGDGEGDHVIQRLED; this is translated from the coding sequence ATGGCGGTGACGCTGTTCTTCGAACTGTATGCCGGGTTCGCCGCCGCGCTGTTGGGCGTGGCGCGCCTGGCGCCGATTTTCTTCATGTTGCCGTTTCTCAACAGCGGCGTGCTGACCGGTGTCGCGCGCCAGGCGGTGATTGTCCTGGTGGCGCTGGGGTTCTGGGCCTACGTCGGCGTGCCGACGCCCGCCCTCGACAGCCTGGCGTTCCTCGGCTTGATGCTGCGGGAGGTGAGTATCGGCGTACTGCTGGGTGTGCTGCTGTGCTGGCCGTTCTGGGTGCTGCATGCCATGGGCAACCTGATCGACAACCAGCGCGGCGCCATGCTCAGCAGCACGGTGGATCCGGCGAACGGTGTCGACACGTCGGAGTTGGCGAATTTTCTCCAGTTGTTCGCGGCGGCGGTGTACCTCGAAGGCGGAGGGATGCTGTTGATGCTGGAAACCGTCGCGCAGAGCTATCGCATTTGTGCGCCGGCCAACGACTGCGCGATACACTTGTCGGCTCTCCACGCGCTATTGGATGTGCTGGTGAGCAAGACGCTGGTGATCAGTGCGCCGGTGGTGGCGACCTTGCTGGTCAGCGAAGCCTTGCTCGGTTTGCTCTCGCGCTATGCGCCACAGATGAACGCCTTTTCCGTGTCGTTGACGGTCAAGAGCCTGGTGGCGCTGGTGGTGTTGATGCTGTATTTCGGTGTGCACCTGCCGGACGAAGTCCTGCGCATGGGCGGGATGTCCGAGGGGCTGGCGCAGTCTCTGGGTGACGGGGAGGGCGATCATGTCATCCAGCGCCTCGAAGACTGA
- a CDS encoding type III secretion protein, with the protein MKSLPEQRRLLAFSEFRRQRGEQALLHVQRQLQPLLTERDGFEAQEAALQDLLASHRANDCVLDHGQLLALLRTQAVIRRRIDLLRVERDRVDQQCRQIEQQLQVQRERLRGLLRKHDRYERSVQQLLRVQRLEAVRREERELEEMMEGRR; encoded by the coding sequence ATGAAATCCTTGCCTGAGCAGCGACGCTTGTTGGCCTTCAGCGAGTTCCGGCGGCAACGCGGCGAGCAGGCGCTGCTGCACGTCCAGCGCCAATTGCAGCCGCTGCTGACGGAGCGCGACGGCTTCGAGGCGCAGGAAGCCGCGCTGCAAGACCTGTTGGCCAGCCATCGCGCCAATGACTGCGTGCTGGATCACGGGCAGCTGTTGGCGCTGTTGCGCACCCAGGCGGTGATCCGTCGGCGGATCGATCTGCTGCGGGTCGAGCGGGACCGCGTGGATCAGCAGTGCCGACAGATCGAGCAGCAGTTGCAGGTGCAGCGCGAGCGGTTGCGTGGGCTGTTGCGCAAACACGACAGGTACGAGCGTTCCGTCCAGCAACTGTTGCGGGTTCAACGGCTTGAAGCGGTGCGCCGGGAAGAGCGGGAGCTGGAAGAAATGATGGAGGGACGGCGATGA
- the sctE gene encoding type III secretion system translocon subunit SctE translates to MTDIGSTRSAPFLGGMSRTEAFEKYGAAASKAARTTDYQEAGRKALADLMSVQYDGHDGRSAPSTGRPVLHAPPPRADGNKQETNGDLFTLLMAMIAELISEVDVNKLKNRLAMLQSMAGARQQGLENLSAEYAAAVQAMADAEGDVGSSQEQLDRLHERVLHFQGLLEDSEARLAQLDPDSPEYAEELARRDQLKGELASHTQTFSAATAAHLKLIEIANTFAKTLSGVIAKVVVSGGAGPDQKETDEKALSSSALALLNRLKIIELLGEAAQNKEELSQELFQELQVKLQEYMKRESDKYLEEVRKAEALQKTMGCIGKIVGAILSVVAIVAGVMTGSLPLIVVGVVGLGVMLADVIVEQKTGKSFMAEAMKPLTVAMQEAIRRFSEIYTQMLIDLGVDEDTAKKVGKVAGMIQGVISTLAAVALVAIVGAQVVGPMVSAVASKLGSVVAQAAPAAMQAMKQVATSVGKSVTQMLTQLRSLVTNGADAVSLARYAANLEIAQAVTEFGHVAAQGVMQIEAGRHQAKAAVHLADVRVRMAISEEISKYLTQVVDDYGQAMRERTQQVEHLLADLRGSHNAMLNMVQNFRNHG, encoded by the coding sequence ATGACTGACATAGGAAGCACCCGTAGCGCTCCCTTCCTGGGGGGAATGAGCCGCACCGAAGCCTTTGAAAAGTACGGCGCGGCGGCCAGCAAGGCCGCCAGGACCACGGACTATCAGGAGGCCGGTCGCAAAGCCCTGGCGGACCTGATGTCAGTGCAATACGACGGTCACGATGGCCGCTCCGCGCCCAGTACGGGTCGACCGGTGCTGCACGCGCCACCGCCGCGGGCCGATGGCAACAAGCAGGAAACCAACGGTGACCTGTTCACCCTGTTGATGGCGATGATTGCCGAGCTGATCAGTGAGGTCGACGTCAACAAACTGAAAAACCGACTGGCGATGTTGCAGAGCATGGCCGGTGCCCGCCAGCAAGGGCTTGAAAACCTTTCGGCCGAATACGCCGCCGCCGTCCAGGCCATGGCGGATGCCGAGGGGGATGTCGGCAGCAGCCAGGAGCAACTCGATCGATTGCACGAGCGGGTCCTGCATTTCCAAGGACTGCTGGAAGACAGCGAAGCGCGGCTGGCGCAGTTGGACCCAGACTCGCCCGAATACGCCGAGGAGCTGGCCCGTCGCGATCAGCTCAAGGGCGAACTGGCGAGCCACACCCAAACGTTCAGCGCAGCGACCGCCGCGCACCTGAAGCTGATTGAGATCGCCAATACCTTTGCCAAAACCTTGAGCGGGGTGATTGCGAAAGTGGTGGTGTCCGGCGGCGCAGGCCCCGACCAAAAGGAAACCGACGAAAAAGCCCTCAGCAGCAGTGCGCTGGCCTTGCTCAACCGCTTGAAGATCATCGAGTTGCTCGGTGAGGCGGCGCAGAACAAGGAGGAACTGAGCCAGGAGCTGTTCCAGGAGTTGCAGGTCAAGCTTCAGGAGTACATGAAGCGTGAGTCGGATAAATACCTGGAGGAAGTGCGCAAGGCCGAGGCGTTGCAGAAAACCATGGGCTGCATCGGCAAGATCGTCGGGGCGATATTGTCCGTTGTCGCCATCGTTGCCGGGGTCATGACCGGCAGTCTGCCGCTGATCGTGGTTGGGGTGGTTGGCCTGGGGGTCATGCTGGCCGATGTGATAGTCGAGCAAAAAACCGGCAAGTCGTTCATGGCCGAGGCCATGAAGCCGCTGACCGTGGCCATGCAGGAAGCCATCCGGCGGTTCAGCGAGATCTACACCCAAATGCTGATCGACCTGGGCGTCGATGAGGACACGGCGAAGAAGGTAGGGAAAGTCGCCGGCATGATCCAGGGCGTCATTTCGACGCTGGCCGCCGTTGCCCTGGTGGCCATCGTCGGGGCGCAGGTGGTCGGGCCGATGGTCAGCGCCGTCGCCTCGAAACTGGGGTCGGTGGTCGCCCAGGCCGCGCCCGCCGCAATGCAAGCCATGAAGCAGGTGGCAACCTCGGTGGGCAAATCGGTGACTCAGATGCTCACGCAGCTGCGCAGCTTGGTGACCAACGGCGCCGATGCGGTATCGCTGGCCCGTTACGCCGCCAACCTGGAGATCGCCCAGGCCGTCACCGAGTTCGGCCATGTCGCGGCGCAGGGCGTGATGCAAATCGAGGCCGGTCGGCATCAGGCCAAAGCGGCCGTGCATTTGGCCGATGTGCGAGTGCGTATGGCGATCAGCGAGGAAATCAGCAAATACCTGACCCAGGTAGTCGACGACTACGGCCAGGCGATGCGGGAGCGAACCCAGCAGGTCGAACATTTGTTAGCCGATCTGCGAGGCAGTCACAACGCCATGCTGAACATGGTTCAGAACTTTCGAAATCACGGATAG
- a CDS encoding transglycosylase SLT domain-containing protein, whose protein sequence is MRRRRSKWLCVPMCLGLGLGMAQAHAWCWSRAGQLHAIEPELLQAIADVESGQRPDAINHNRNGTRDIGLMQINSIHLPRLNAQGITEQRLLDEPCLSVEVGAQVLAEFIARYGYNWTAVGAYNAGHSPHRQAARLRYARKVWKRYQAFTQARMAAP, encoded by the coding sequence ATGAGGCGGCGCAGAAGCAAGTGGTTATGCGTGCCGATGTGTCTGGGCCTGGGGCTTGGCATGGCCCAGGCGCATGCCTGGTGCTGGAGCAGGGCGGGGCAGTTGCATGCCATCGAACCCGAGCTGCTGCAAGCGATTGCTGATGTCGAATCCGGACAGCGGCCAGACGCAATCAACCACAACCGCAACGGCACCCGCGATATCGGGCTGATGCAGATCAACAGCATCCACCTGCCCCGATTGAATGCCCAGGGCATTACCGAGCAGCGTCTGCTGGATGAGCCGTGCCTCTCGGTGGAAGTCGGTGCCCAGGTGCTGGCCGAATTCATCGCCCGCTACGGCTACAACTGGACGGCGGTCGGCGCCTACAACGCCGGCCATTCGCCTCACCGTCAAGCGGCGCGGCTTCGCTATGCCCGCAAAGTCTGGAAACGCTATCAGGCGTTCACCCAGGCGC
- a CDS encoding IpaD/SipD/SspD family type III secretion system needle tip protein, translated as MEITRFIQTPVVLLPNIDATVDTPLPVDIPVEVQTVSSLTQLLDRSVNALNRSLANLLRGPFNAKSLEGMTTESMAQLIPELLEQIHAKRDRSHLWAQRVRQCCAVMSHSMKSTLLDDSRLRQLNEEQGEILRSLKQAVDQDKPFEIAEALDAGINSSNDFFEKLLELIDLIKNGYLAGYEHIIKAYTDFFADFNALITAKMKDWVEGANDGKEVELNVDALRDALTTLLEKYTHPNSESMLFPNPDSVGASKEEAEKWLKALGLPASCLKKNPPPGSGWCVVIDTSPLTTMISSLASYSGTVKWDTAKYNQWQTGFNAQEERLKNMLQSLTQKYSNANSYHDNFNKTLSAHLNQFADMLRAMLNF; from the coding sequence ATGGAAATCACCAGATTCATACAGACGCCCGTGGTGTTGCTGCCAAACATCGACGCCACGGTCGATACGCCGTTGCCTGTGGACATTCCCGTTGAAGTACAAACGGTCAGCTCTCTGACACAGTTGCTCGACCGCTCCGTGAACGCACTCAATCGCAGCCTCGCCAATCTGCTCAGGGGCCCGTTCAACGCCAAGTCGCTGGAAGGCATGACCACCGAGTCCATGGCGCAACTTATCCCGGAGCTTCTCGAACAGATCCACGCCAAGCGCGATCGCTCACACCTGTGGGCCCAGCGCGTCCGCCAGTGTTGTGCGGTGATGAGCCACAGCATGAAGTCCACGCTTCTGGACGACAGTCGACTGCGCCAGCTCAATGAGGAACAAGGCGAGATCCTGCGCAGCCTCAAGCAAGCCGTGGACCAGGACAAACCCTTCGAAATCGCGGAGGCCCTGGATGCCGGGATCAATTCCTCCAATGACTTCTTCGAAAAACTGCTCGAGCTGATCGACCTGATCAAGAACGGCTACCTGGCCGGTTACGAACACATCATCAAGGCCTATACCGACTTCTTTGCCGATTTCAACGCTCTAATTACCGCGAAGATGAAGGACTGGGTGGAGGGTGCGAACGACGGTAAAGAGGTCGAACTGAATGTCGACGCACTACGCGACGCATTGACTACGTTGCTCGAAAAGTACACTCATCCCAACTCCGAATCTATGCTTTTTCCGAACCCTGACAGTGTCGGAGCCAGTAAGGAAGAGGCCGAGAAATGGCTCAAGGCACTGGGCCTGCCTGCCAGTTGCCTTAAAAAGAATCCCCCTCCAGGCAGTGGCTGGTGCGTGGTCATCGACACCAGCCCATTGACGACGATGATAAGCAGCCTGGCGTCGTACAGCGGCACAGTGAAGTGGGATACCGCCAAGTACAACCAATGGCAAACCGGCTTCAACGCCCAGGAAGAACGCCTGAAAAACATGCTGCAGTCCCTTACCCAGAAGTATTCGAATGCAAATTCGTACCATGACAACTTCAACAAGACACTGTCGGCGCATTTGAATCAGTTTGCGGATATGTTGAGGGCGATGTTGAATTTTTAA
- a CDS encoding EscR/YscR/HrcR family type III secretion system export apparatus protein gives MNDVSLIALLAFASLLPFLVAAGTCYLKFSIVFVIVRNALGLQQVPSNMALNAIALMLAVFVMTPVVKQGHDYYKTEAVAFTDIESVVNFAENGLGSYKDYLRKYTDPELALFFERAQAVQDETDADWPVDEELAPSLFSLLPAYALSEIKSAFKIGFYLYLPFVIVDLVISSILLALGMMMMSPVIISVPIKLVLFVALDGWALLSTGLVKQYLTLLA, from the coding sequence ATGAATGACGTTTCGCTGATCGCGCTGCTGGCGTTCGCTTCGTTGCTGCCGTTCCTGGTGGCGGCGGGCACTTGCTACCTCAAGTTCTCCATCGTCTTCGTCATCGTGCGCAACGCCTTGGGCTTGCAGCAAGTGCCGTCGAACATGGCGCTCAATGCGATTGCCCTGATGCTCGCGGTGTTCGTCATGACGCCGGTCGTGAAGCAGGGCCATGACTACTACAAGACCGAGGCGGTGGCCTTTACCGATATCGAATCGGTGGTGAATTTCGCCGAGAACGGCCTGGGCAGCTACAAGGATTACCTGCGCAAATACACCGACCCGGAGCTGGCGCTGTTCTTCGAGCGGGCCCAGGCGGTCCAGGATGAAACCGACGCCGATTGGCCTGTCGATGAAGAACTGGCGCCTTCGCTGTTTTCGCTGTTGCCGGCCTACGCCCTGAGTGAAATCAAGAGTGCCTTCAAGATCGGCTTCTACCTGTACCTGCCCTTCGTGATTGTCGACCTGGTGATCTCCAGCATCCTGCTGGCGCTGGGCATGATGATGATGAGCCCGGTGATCATTTCCGTGCCGATCAAGCTGGTGCTGTTTGTCGCCCTGGATGGCTGGGCGCTGCTGTCCACCGGGCTGGTCAAGCAATACCTGACCTTGCTGGCGTAG
- a CDS encoding cell invasion protein translates to MAASMMLSDEVRNELIFDPGAWEKHANVLVAAIIALNIARVANAQLRGHFSVMASEAAKAQGAAIIESGEAARNSAITGAIVSGAISGFALLKTLHGQTLKHADINLHKRNAMDARNIERDLKLERSRSEWNPQGTYKIKTLDDFGRAKTVDFKPSGSPRPAEDQAWFDKEILKAQEVGRNAKWLSETDPQNRLNLHKPNALNARNIERDLKLERDRTDWNSDTTYKIRTFDAFGRPTLFDFKPKGSPLSAKDQAWFEKQISNAQKVSETSDWLSQMGSRGIERKLEIGRALSAMATNLSQVVSSIVRLAEYTAREKEVLQQSAQNSQKSLGDEVAQKDAADAALLQKLMDMVMQLFQSRSDVIRAVTA, encoded by the coding sequence ATGGCCGCCTCGATGATGCTCAGTGATGAAGTGCGCAACGAGCTGATCTTCGATCCAGGCGCCTGGGAGAAACACGCGAACGTACTGGTGGCCGCGATCATCGCGCTGAACATCGCGCGGGTCGCCAACGCTCAACTGCGTGGACATTTCAGCGTCATGGCGTCCGAGGCGGCCAAGGCCCAAGGTGCGGCCATTATCGAGTCAGGCGAGGCCGCACGGAACAGTGCTATTACGGGGGCGATCGTGTCCGGTGCGATCTCCGGGTTTGCCCTGCTCAAGACCCTCCATGGCCAGACGTTGAAGCATGCGGATATCAACCTGCACAAACGCAACGCCATGGACGCTCGCAATATCGAACGCGACCTCAAGCTTGAACGCAGTCGCAGCGAGTGGAATCCGCAGGGCACCTACAAGATCAAGACCCTTGATGATTTCGGTCGCGCGAAGACGGTCGATTTCAAACCCAGCGGTTCACCCCGGCCAGCCGAGGACCAGGCCTGGTTCGACAAGGAAATCCTCAAGGCGCAGGAGGTCGGTCGCAACGCCAAGTGGCTGAGCGAGACAGACCCCCAGAACCGATTGAACCTGCACAAGCCCAACGCCCTGAACGCCAGGAACATCGAACGCGACCTCAAGCTTGAACGCGACCGCACGGACTGGAACTCGGACACCACTTACAAGATCAGGACGTTCGACGCGTTCGGCCGTCCGACGCTGTTCGATTTCAAACCCAAGGGGTCGCCCCTGTCAGCAAAGGACCAAGCCTGGTTCGAAAAGCAAATATCCAACGCGCAAAAGGTCAGCGAGACCTCCGACTGGCTGAGCCAGATGGGCTCCCGGGGTATTGAAAGGAAACTGGAGATCGGCCGCGCCCTCAGCGCCATGGCGACGAACCTGAGCCAGGTGGTCTCAAGCATCGTGCGCCTGGCTGAGTACACCGCGCGGGAGAAAGAGGTGCTGCAGCAAAGTGCGCAGAACAGCCAGAAGAGCCTGGGGGATGAAGTCGCTCAGAAGGACGCGGCCGATGCCGCATTGCTGCAAAAACTGATGGACATGGTCATGCAGCTTTTTCAATCACGCAGTGACGTTATTCGCGCCGTGACGGCTTGA
- a CDS encoding EscU/YscU/HrcU family type III secretion system export apparatus switch protein, whose protein sequence is MSSSASKTEKPTAKRLRDAARKGQTFKAKDLVITCLTLCGISYLVFNSSLFEIMEVYRRIIASDFDVELQTYSAMLVLVGLKTLLPLLLVCVLTSALPALLQSGFALASEALKLNLGALNPINGFKKLFSLRTVKDTFKALLYLGSFAMALWIVWVTQRQLLFAQLFAQAADLFAIWGHLLLVLVLAFLACILLIVVLDALSEYGLFMKDQMMDKDAVKREHKEQDGNPQIKGRRRDLHMELLSEQVKSDVRSSRMIIANPTHIAIGVYFRPEITLLPFISLMETNQRALAVRAYAKAVGVPVINDKALARRIFKTHQRYSFLQVQEVEEVLRLLIWLEQVEQA, encoded by the coding sequence ATGTCATCCAGCGCCTCGAAGACTGAGAAGCCCACCGCCAAACGCCTGCGGGATGCCGCCCGCAAGGGCCAGACGTTCAAGGCCAAGGATCTGGTCATCACCTGCCTGACCCTGTGCGGCATCAGCTATCTGGTCTTCAACAGCTCGCTGTTCGAGATCATGGAGGTCTACCGGCGCATCATCGCCAGCGATTTTGACGTTGAACTGCAAACCTACTCGGCGATGCTGGTGCTGGTCGGCCTCAAGACGTTGCTGCCGCTGTTGCTGGTCTGCGTGCTGACCAGTGCGTTGCCGGCGCTGCTGCAAAGTGGTTTTGCCCTGGCCAGCGAAGCGTTGAAGCTGAATCTCGGCGCCTTGAACCCGATCAATGGTTTCAAGAAATTGTTCAGCCTGCGCACGGTCAAGGACACCTTCAAGGCGCTGTTGTACCTGGGCAGTTTTGCCATGGCGCTGTGGATCGTCTGGGTCACCCAGCGGCAATTGCTGTTTGCCCAACTGTTCGCCCAGGCAGCGGACCTGTTCGCGATCTGGGGGCATTTGCTGCTGGTGCTGGTGCTGGCGTTCCTGGCCTGCATCCTGCTGATCGTCGTGCTCGATGCCCTCAGCGAATATGGGTTGTTCATGAAAGACCAGATGATGGACAAGGACGCGGTCAAGCGTGAACACAAGGAGCAGGACGGCAACCCGCAGATCAAGGGTCGCCGCCGTGACCTGCACATGGAGCTGTTGTCGGAGCAGGTCAAATCCGACGTGCGCAGCTCGCGCATGATCATCGCCAATCCGACGCACATTGCCATCGGTGTGTATTTCCGCCCGGAAATCACCTTGTTGCCGTTCATCTCCCTGATGGAAACCAACCAACGCGCCCTGGCGGTGCGGGCGTATGCCAAGGCAGTCGGTGTGCCGGTGATCAACGACAAAGCATTGGCCCGACGGATCTTCAAGACCCACCAACGCTACAGCTTTCTCCAGGTGCAGGAAGTCGAGGAAGTGCTGCGCCTGCTGATCTGGCTGGAACAGGTCGAACAGGCTTGA
- the sicA gene encoding type III secretion system translocator chaperone SicA translates to MSRDNKQDEQVALEVVDAVLGGAALKDVQGISDEHMDSLYAFAFQFYEQGRLDDAEKFFHFLCIYDFYNSHYWMGLAAVHQLKQNHQKAIDLYAIAFAQGKNDYRPMLYTGQCHLALGRVGKARLCFEYVIEQATEDDLRKQAKVYLDTLAHMELHCSED, encoded by the coding sequence ATGAGTCGCGACAACAAACAAGACGAGCAGGTGGCCCTGGAGGTCGTGGACGCGGTACTCGGTGGCGCGGCGTTGAAAGACGTGCAAGGCATCAGTGACGAACACATGGACAGCCTCTATGCCTTCGCCTTCCAGTTCTACGAACAAGGGCGGCTGGACGACGCCGAGAAGTTCTTCCACTTCCTGTGCATCTACGACTTCTACAACAGCCATTACTGGATGGGACTGGCGGCGGTGCACCAGCTCAAGCAAAACCACCAGAAGGCCATCGACCTGTATGCCATCGCGTTTGCCCAAGGCAAGAACGACTACCGGCCAATGCTCTACACCGGCCAGTGTCATCTGGCCCTGGGCAGGGTCGGCAAGGCCAGGTTGTGTTTCGAATACGTGATCGAGCAAGCCACGGAAGACGATCTGCGCAAGCAGGCCAAGGTGTATCTCGACACCCTGGCCCACATGGAACTGCACTGTTCGGAGGACTGA
- a CDS encoding winged helix-turn-helix domain-containing protein — protein sequence MRDGQGVHVPPKELHVLRLLLQSAGTIVSKDYLLSHVWSQMDAAEESLTRCIYALRKLLKENKDYIATVYGQGYRFTGSVVELDVPSQTGAVAPSLAVLPFRHLEETAALDLQDVMIRQLTTAFGEALRVMPSGVIATYGALEDVRSLAGRLSADYCLSGRFISSGGQRLWSVELIRGSDQALVHGQTLDAHDPGEALGALTCLVAQRVAGLRPVGDRCGSYPVAVAYLNGLCSVQQHTAQSLGDAAVLFRQCLKLDAGYAPPWCGLADVWLGQALMGLGDQKRAIEEAHSAVSSALALDPGSLPALTRLALLTSLRGCEEAAQVLFRRCLLSADQADVLYFHAWHHWLWRRNEQAAQLIDQCLRHDPGCVRAQILRGRIHEQLTWISERRLA from the coding sequence ATGCGAGATGGACAAGGAGTTCATGTTCCACCCAAAGAGCTGCACGTACTGCGCCTGTTGTTGCAGTCGGCGGGTACGATCGTCAGTAAGGATTATTTGCTGAGCCATGTATGGTCCCAGATGGATGCAGCGGAGGAGTCGCTGACGCGCTGTATCTACGCTTTGCGCAAGTTGCTCAAGGAAAACAAGGATTACATTGCGACGGTCTACGGCCAGGGTTATCGATTCACCGGTTCAGTGGTTGAACTCGACGTGCCGAGTCAGACGGGGGCGGTGGCGCCTTCGCTGGCTGTCTTGCCTTTTCGCCACCTGGAAGAGACGGCAGCGTTGGATCTGCAGGATGTGATGATCCGTCAGTTGACCACGGCGTTCGGTGAGGCCTTGCGTGTGATGCCCTCGGGGGTGATCGCGACCTATGGGGCATTGGAGGATGTGCGCTCGCTGGCCGGGCGGTTGTCGGCGGATTACTGCTTGAGTGGGCGTTTCATCAGCTCGGGCGGGCAGCGACTTTGGTCGGTGGAGTTGATTCGTGGCAGCGACCAGGCGCTGGTCCACGGGCAGACGCTGGACGCCCATGATCCTGGCGAGGCCCTGGGTGCATTGACGTGTCTGGTGGCCCAGCGTGTCGCCGGGTTGCGTCCGGTCGGTGATCGTTGTGGGTCGTATCCGGTAGCGGTGGCGTATCTCAACGGGCTGTGCAGCGTGCAGCAGCACACAGCGCAGAGCCTCGGCGATGCCGCTGTGCTGTTTCGCCAGTGTTTGAAACTCGATGCCGGCTACGCGCCGCCCTGGTGCGGTTTGGCGGATGTGTGGCTGGGGCAGGCGCTGATGGGCCTGGGTGACCAGAAGCGCGCCATCGAAGAGGCGCATTCAGCGGTTTCCAGTGCCTTGGCGCTGGACCCCGGCAGTCTCCCGGCCTTGACGCGCCTGGCGTTGCTCACCAGTTTGCGTGGCTGCGAGGAGGCTGCCCAGGTGTTGTTCCGGCGTTGCCTGTTGTCGGCGGATCAGGCTGACGTGCTGTATTTTCATGCTTGGCATCATTGGTTATGGCGGCGCAACGAGCAGGCGGCGCAGTTGATCGACCAGTGTCTGCGGCATGACCCCGGTTGTGTCCGGGCGCAGATCTTGCGGGGGCGTATTCACGAACAGCTGACGTGGATCAGCGAGCGGCGCCTGGCATGA
- a CDS encoding EscS/YscS/HrcS family type III secretion system export apparatus protein: MNDLVYAGNKTLYLILLMVAWPIIVATVVGLVVGLIQTVTQLQEQTLPFGFKLLAVAACLFLLSGWYGETLLDFSREVIRLALG, translated from the coding sequence ATGAACGATCTGGTCTATGCCGGCAACAAGACCCTGTACCTGATCCTGCTGATGGTGGCCTGGCCGATCATCGTCGCCACGGTGGTCGGCCTGGTGGTGGGCTTGATCCAGACCGTGACCCAGTTGCAGGAACAGACCCTGCCGTTCGGCTTCAAGCTGCTGGCGGTCGCCGCCTGCCTGTTCCTGCTCTCGGGCTGGTACGGCGAAACCTTGCTGGACTTCAGCCGCGAAGTCATTCGCCTGGCGTTGGGTTAG
- a CDS encoding acyl carrier protein, whose translation MTEICIESEVIKLLSGYFSTIQRKISRHSRLVEDLNLDSVDVVEIIMIVDEAFNVELPSHEVEAWRSVVDIIHSVEAARGA comes from the coding sequence GTGACTGAAATATGTATCGAGTCGGAAGTGATAAAGCTGCTGTCTGGCTATTTTTCGACGATCCAACGGAAGATAAGCAGGCATTCGCGGTTAGTGGAGGATCTGAATCTCGATTCCGTGGATGTGGTGGAAATCATCATGATTGTTGACGAAGCATTTAATGTTGAACTGCCTTCACATGAGGTGGAGGCTTGGAGGTCGGTGGTCGATATCATCCATTCGGTTGAGGCTGCGAGAGGCGCTTGA